A genomic stretch from Malus domestica chromosome 15, GDT2T_hap1 includes:
- the LOC114821605 gene encoding vicilin-like seed storage protein At2g18540, with product MLKKAHIFFFFLLSVAVSFHAANALKNECECGSDGGGGAPAGSLVNINQRRSLVSTEYGEVWSVDVNDGHGRPYHIQFITLEPDSLFLPVLLHADMVFYVNTGSGRLSWTDDEIRRVDIKRGDLYRLDPGTVFYVQSNLETERPKLRINAIFASNSDDDLYDPAVGAYSSIRDIVRGFDPKLLRSAFKVSEEVIESIVNGTDQSAIVHAIPTKKETFWDLEARFLKTFLLGNDGIAFNSKKKTTTYNIFDEEPDFENCNGWSLTVNKKTSNLLKGSNIGLFMVNLTKGSMMGPHWNPRATEIAIVLQGQGMVRVVCSSTAVKKSECRNMRFRVHEGDVFAVPRFHPMAQMSFNNNSLVFMGFSTTEKKNNPQFLAGKYSVLQTLDKQVLAASFNVTNTTIDQLLSVQPESFIIDCTSCAEEEEKVMLEEIKKEREEEEAKKREEEEAQKREQEEQERKREDEEAKKREEEERETQEEERKREEEARKREEEEATREREEQAARERGEQTAREREEQAAREREEQVAKQQEEQAPKEQEEQEAAREREEREAAREREEEGRQQEKEGRQGDDERRQQEKRERERRQQEEWKRREEDARREREEAQRQQEEGQGRGEQTEQEGGGGGFDAEEGRRYLSVLKI from the exons ATGTTGAAAAAAGCtcacatcttcttcttcttcctgcttTCTGTTGCTGTGTCTTTCCATGCAGCAAATGCACTGAAAAATGAATGTGAATGTGGTTCAGACGGTGGCGGTGGTGCTCCGGCTGGGTCTCTGGTGAATATAAATCAACGGCGTTCACTGGTTTCAACTGAGTATGGAGAGGTCTGGTCCGTTGATGTGAATGATGGACACGGGAGGCCTTACCATATCCAGTTCATCACTTTGGAACCCGACTCGCTCTTCCTTCCGGTGCTTCTCCATGCAGACATGGTTTTCTATGTCAACACAG ggagtgggaggttgagTTGGACTGACGATGAAATTAGAAGGGTGGATATAAAGAGAGGTGATCTCTATAGACTCGACCCAGGCACTGTTTTCTATGTACAAAGTAACTTAGAGACTGAGCGCCCGAAGCTGAGAATTAATGCAATCTTTGCAAGCAACTCTGATGATGACTTATAT GATCCAGCAGTAGGGGCATACTCCAGCATTAGGGACATAGTCCGAGGGTTTGATCCGAAATTGCTTCGGTCAGCCTTCAAG GTCTCTGAGGAAGTGATAGAATCAATAGTAAATGGAACAGACCAATCTGCCATTGTGCATGCGAttccaacaaagaaagaaacttTCTGGGATTTGGAGGCTCGATTCCTGAAAACGTTTCTACTAGGCAATGATGGCATTGCATTCAACAGTAAGAAGAAGACAACAACGTATAATATTTTCGACGAGGAACCAGATTTCGAGAATTGCAACGGTTGGAGCCTAACTGTGAACAAAAAAACCTCCAACTTGTTAAAGGGATCAAACATTGGTCTTTTCATGGTGAATTTGACAAAG GGGTCAATGATGGGACCTCATTGGAATCCAAGGGCAACTGAGATAGCAATAGTACTACAAGGGCAAGGGATGGTTAGGGTGGTTTGTTCAAGCACCGCAGTGAAGAAATCGGAATGCAGAAACATGCGGTTTAGGGTTCATGAAGGAGATGTATTTGCTGTGCCTAGGTTCCATCCAATGGCTCAGATGTCATTTAACAATAACTCTCTTGTGTTCATGGGGTTCAGCAcgacagaaaagaaaaacaatcctCAGTTTTTGGCTGGAAAATACTCGGTTCTGCAGACTTTGGACAAACAGGTCTTGGCAGCATCGTTTAATGTTACCAACACAACGATTGATCAACTTCTGTCTGTGCAGCCCGAGTCGTTTATAATAGATTGTACTTCTTGTGctgaagaagaggagaaagtGATGTTGGAAGAGATTAAAAAGGAGAGGGAGGAAGAGGAAGctaagaagagggaggaagaggaGGCTCAAAAGAGAGAGCAGGAGGaacaagagagaaagagggaggaCGAGGAAGctaagaagagggaggaagaggagagagagacacaagaggaagagagaaagagggaggaGGAAGCAAGGAAAcgagaagaagaggaggccaCAAGAGAGCGAGAAGAGCAAGCAGCGAGGGAGAGAGGGGAGCAAACCGCGAGGGAGCGAGAGGAGCAAGCCGCAAGGGAGCGAGAAGAGCAAGTGGCAAAACAGCAAGAGGAGCAAGCCCCAAAGGAGCAAGAAGAGCAAGAGGCGGCAAGGGAGAGAGAAGAACGAGAAGCGGCAAGGGAGCGAGAAGAGGAGGGTAGACAACAAGAAAAAGAGGGCAGGCAAGGAGATGATGAAAGAAGACAACAGgaaaaaagagagagggagaggaggCAACAAGAGGAGTGGAAAAGACGAGAGGAAGACGCGCGGAGGGAGCGGGAAGAGGCTCAGAGACAACAAGAAGAAGGGCAAGGAAGAGGAGAACAAACAGAGCAAGAGGGAGGAGGCGGAGGCTTCGACGCGGAGGAGGGAAGGAGATACCTGAGTGTCTTGAAGATTTAA